The following DNA comes from Occultella kanbiaonis.
CCACACGCGTGAAGGTCACACCGCGGCCGGCCGCGCCCCCGCGAGCCGCCACCGGCGTGGAGGACGATGCGGCGGGCGCGCTCATCGGGTGCTCCCGGTCGCCGGGCGTGCCGCGGAGTCGTCGGCGCTGCGGCCCCGGTACTGCACGGCGCCGGCGGTGAGCTGCAGGTAGGCGTCCTCGAGTGACCCACCGGGGGCGGAACCGTCGATGATCTCCTGGACCGAGGCGTCGGCGAGCAGTCGGCCCTTGCCGATGATCACGACCCGGTCGGCGCACAGGGCGAGCTCGTGCATGAGGTGGGAGGAGAGCAGGACGGTGCGACCCTCGTCCGCGAGCTCGCGCACGAGCCGGCGGACCCAGAGGACGCCGTCGGGGTCGAGCCCGTTCACCGGCTCATCGAGGATCAGCGTCCCCGGGTCACCGAGGAGCGCACCGGCGATCCCGAGCCGCTGCCCCATGCCGAGCGAGAACGTCCCGGCCCGCCGGCCCGCCACGGACTCCAATCCGGTCATGCCGATCACCTCCTCGACGCGCTTGCGGGAGATGCCATGGGTCCGGGCCTGCGCCAGCAGGTGGCGGAAGGCCGTCCGTCCCGGGTGCACGGTGCGGGCATCGAGCATGACCCCGACGGCGTGCAGCGGTGCGGCCAGGTCGGCGTAGCGCCGGCCGTCGACGGTCGTGGTGCCCGAGGTCGGGCGCTCGAGCCCCACGACGACCCGCATGGTCGTCGACTTCCCGGCACCGTTCGGGCCGAGGAAGCCGGTCACGGTCCCCGGACGCGCCGTGAAGGTCAGCCCGTCCACGGCCGTGGTGGTCCCGTAGCGCTTCGTCAGCGACGCCACCTCGATCATCTGCACTCCTGTCGTCGACGGATCGGACCCACTTGGCCCTTCCGTCAACGACGCTACGGACACCACTGAACCTGCCTCGACCTTCCCGCAGCCGATATCGGTGGTGGGAACGCGTCGTCCCTCAGGAGGACGACGTCCACCGGCGGACCCATGCCGGACGACCGCACCGAGCTCGGCGAGAGTGCGGTTCTGCGGCGCCTGCACCGGATCGACCGCACGATGACACCGTCGGCGTCGCGGTGGGCGGGGGCGGCGGACGGCGACGCCGGACGGGACTCTCCATGGCCCGGTTCGTCGCTCCAACTGCTCAGCCGATGCGGTGTTGACCTTGACCTAAGGTCAGGGTGCACGCTGGCGGCATGAACACCTCACACACCTCAGATATCAGCGAATCGGCGCGTTCGACCTGGACCGGCATGGTGCCGGTCGAGGACACGGCACTGGCCGTCACCGACACCGGCGGTCCCGGTACCC
Coding sequences within:
- a CDS encoding ABC transporter ATP-binding protein, whose protein sequence is MIEVASLTKRYGTTTAVDGLTFTARPGTVTGFLGPNGAGKSTTMRVVVGLERPTSGTTTVDGRRYADLAAPLHAVGVMLDARTVHPGRTAFRHLLAQARTHGISRKRVEEVIGMTGLESVAGRRAGTFSLGMGQRLGIAGALLGDPGTLILDEPVNGLDPDGVLWVRRLVRELADEGRTVLLSSHLMHELALCADRVVIIGKGRLLADASVQEIIDGSAPGGSLEDAYLQLTAGAVQYRGRSADDSAARPATGSTR